Within the Desulfurella amilsii genome, the region CTTGTAGTGTTCACGATAAAGCCTCCTGATCAATCAAACAAAAACTTTTGTTTGATTCAAAAGATTTTTTAAGTACTAAAAATTTAAGAGCTCTTTACACACCTTATTTCTATTGTCTATAATGTATGCCAAAATAAGATTTTTCAAGAGTATTATTAAAGATGCATTTTTTAAAAGTTGCTTTTTTTTACGTTCTTGTATGTTTTTTAGCTAATTGCCTAGCTTGAAAAAGCTTAATAAAGGTACACAAAAACTCTTAATAATGCTTAAATCCTAAAAATGATTAATTAATATATTGACAAAATAATAAGTGATATTATAATAACCAAAATGAAGGGAGGTTCTTTCATGCACCTTAGAAAAACCCTGTTTTCCATATCGGTCTTAGCTTTATTTGCAAATACTTCTTACGCTTTATCTTTAAGCGAAGTGCAGTCTTTAAGCTCAAACAACAACTATCAGATAAAGCAGTACGAATCGCTCTATGAGTCTTCAAAAGAGTCAAAGCAAAGTGCTTTTAAAAACTTTTTGCCAAACCTATCTACAAATTACTCATATACAAGACTTGATCAGCCACCATACCAGATTGCAAACGGCAATAAATTGATTATGGGCTCTGTTAATAACTATCAGTGGAATGTTACAATAACACAGCCTTTATTTACAGGCTTTTATCTGTTGAACAAGTACAAGTATGCAAAGTACAATGAATCATTCTCTCAGGCAAACCTAGAAGTAATAAGAAACCAAATTATAACAAATGCAAAAAATGCTTACTTCAACGTCCTATATAACCAAAAGATACTAGAAACTAGGCAGCTTGCTGTTGCCCAGTATGAATCACACTTAAAAGACGCAGAAAGTTTCTATAAACAAGGTCTTATCCCAAAAGTAGACTTACTAAAATCACAAGTAGCCTACTCAAATGCAAAGCAAGAGCTAAAACAAGCTTATGCTAACTTAACAAACGC harbors:
- a CDS encoding TolC family protein; this encodes MKGGSFMHLRKTLFSISVLALFANTSYALSLSEVQSLSSNNNYQIKQYESLYESSKESKQSAFKNFLPNLSTNYSYTRLDQPPYQIANGNKLIMGSVNNYQWNVTITQPLFTGFYLLNKYKYAKYNESFSQANLEVIRNQIITNAKNAYFNVLYNQKILETRQLAVAQYESHLKDAESFYKQGLIPKVDLLKSQVAYSNAKQELKQAYANLTNAIAQLNQLLNEPIDKTHTFDQVADVVNLKTPLDSLYAQTDNRPDIKALSFAINKAKAQVGMVESSYYPQVQLKANYNRNGQNLDMNNNPYADNSIYSLNIIANWDIFDWGKTKNDVQAAKLQQIALENELAN